In a single window of the Cydia amplana chromosome 4, ilCydAmpl1.1, whole genome shotgun sequence genome:
- the LOC134663208 gene encoding uncharacterized protein LOC134663208: MKAVVFALLLVLCYVECKKTYAPLDKHANVDFINMEGGGIKPAPRPGGAATPPSKPQPIPVVQPAPTPQQPPVPKSAQAPQPAPTAGKPAPAVTIKPAQPAVTPAQPKTPNQIKPVPVNPSPVANPITTPGPGNVKDLVNFYNSQGKGSPIRPYSYSQAVKQG; encoded by the exons ATGAAGGCCGTAGTATTTGCCTTGCTGTTGGTCCTCTGTTACGTGGAAT GTAAAAAGACGTATGCCCCCCTCGACAAACATGCCAACGTAGATTTTATTAATATGGAGGGAGGTGGGATCAAGCCAGCGCCGCGGCCGGGCGGCGCGGCGACCCCTCCGTCTAAACCTCAACCAATACCCGTGGTTCAACCCGCCCCAACTCCCCAGCAACCACCAGTACCCAAATCAGCTCAAGCTCCCCAACCAGCACCGACTGCAGGAAAACCAGCACCAGCCGTCACCATCAAACCAGCTCAACCAGCCGTCACGCCCGCTCAACCGAAAACACCAAATCAAATCAAACCGGTCCCCGTAAATCCGTCGCCAGTGGCCAACCCCATCACGACCCCTGGACCCGGCAATGTCAAGGATTTGGTCAACTTTTACAACAGCCAAGGCAAAGGCAGCCCCATCCGTCCCTACAGTTACAGCCAGGCTGTTAAACAGGGATAA